A segment of the Capra hircus breed San Clemente chromosome 19, ASM170441v1, whole genome shotgun sequence genome:
gggattttccaggcaagaatactgggtggggtgggggacaggggctgccatttctgtctctaggggatcttcccagcctagggattcccagacctgtgtctccttcattgcaggcagtctcctgcattagcaggcaggttctttaccactgaatcaccagggaagccccaccatgAAAGTAAAACATCCTTATTCCAACAAATATGGGGCAACAAAAGCTATCATTATTTGCAACGTTATTCTATTTGCTTAAGTTAATCCCCTATCAACTCTAAGCACTAGGGAAATTATCCtcatattacagatgaggaaaatgagactcAGGTCACCTTGCTCAAGATCATAAACCTATTAGGCTGAACCACAAGACGGGCCAATTTTTGACCTCTTTTCACCTGATCAGATTCATATATAACAACCTAATAATGGCAGGTTTACAATTATAACTGAGATGTATCTGGCTCAAAAACGTAATCAACTATGTGAGTTTTTGCTCTATAGGTTACTCAAAGACAGTCACTACTGGATGTTTATTCAGCACTCAATTTTTTTCcaggcttcttttttaaaaaaattgaacacGTTTTGAATAATTTTTACATAGTTATATTCATTGTTCATAaactatttcatatattttagattatttttattacttattttgtattatttaaaaatttatgagaTATAATAAACACCCCATATTAAGACTATACTATTCAACTTAATAGATTTATTAATTGTGACTTGACTGTCTTATTTATCTATTCTTGGCAAATTTATTTCCAATTTcatacttaagaaaaaaagacCAACAAAGCTTACTAATCATGAAGTTTTTCCTGTGTTTAGTATCTCTGGAATAGATTTCCTAAAGTGGGTTTAATGGATCAAAGAGTATAACCATcataaggcttttaaaaaaaattttccatgtTGCTTTCAAAAAGTGTGAAAACAATTTATGCTTCCACTAACAATGTACGAAGAGGCTGTTTCATTGTAACTTTCTCAGCAAtgactgtttattatttttttaaattttattttatcaaagtataattgatttaaaatgttgtgttaatttctgctctatagcaaagtgattcagttatacacatacatattttttcatatgctttttaaaGTTATGGCTGTTAACTTTAAATacatgaatatattatttttttaatttaaaaagttgcaCAATTATTGTTAGAATgcagaaagtttaagaaagaaaataaaaatcacctaaaATTTCTTCACACAGATATAATTACCGTTGACATTGTAATGGATTTACTTCTAGTCTTTTGTGtatctatataaaataaatacaaataaatatatatatagctttatttttgttttaacaaatatatattttaatttttcaaagttgTAATCATTTTACATGCTCAGTGTTGTAAACTCCAGTTTTCAGTGGTAAGCATATTATTTGtatcataaaataattattttataaatatctatgtTAAAAATTGATTACATAATATACGGACACAGTGAAAATTCAAAAAACACAACAGATTAAAGTGAGCCTTCCACCTTCCAAGTTCCCTCCTTAGATTCTATCTGGAGACAATGATCTATCATATCCTAGTTTTTAATGAACACATAATAATGTAATGTGCAGGTACCTTATAACTTAACAGCTCTCTTGTTAGACATATAAATAATTTTGGAAAGGAGATCTCTGTACATAAATTTTGATGCATATCTTGGATTGTTTCTTTAACATAAATTGCAAGAGGATCTATTGCTGGGGTAAAGGGTCTTAAAAATTTAGATTTGGGTAGCATCTCTGATCACACATCAGAGATCCTACCAGTGGTATGTGAAAGCACCTGTTTTCTCTAAATCCTTTCTTACACTAGATATGATCAATTTTGTTTTGATATTTGCTAATTCGATAGaccaaaaaaaatcacatttagtttgcatttttattgttgagtttcaTGTTTTTATTGGACATTAGTATTTTTTTTGAGAATTGCAGTTCAAGTTGCCTGTCCAGCTTCTCCTTTGAGGCATTTGTTTTCATATGGTTGGAGTTATCACACAATCTCCACATCAAGAATCTTTGCCTATTTAATAAGTGAATATGATGTTTTATTATTGTCATCTCAAATGTGCATTTGTCTGGTTGTTTCCTTGTATTTGCTCATTTGattatattttgtcttttgtgAATCTTTAGTTCatcctgttttctcattttccctAGACAGTTTTAAGCTGTGGACAAATCACCCAGCTTTTGGGGTGGCCAAGATTACCTTCTGCCTGGCCTTGGGGCTGGGCATCATCCTCACCATCTGGTTGCACCTGCCGTATATACCTGGTCTTCAGAAATTGTCCTTTTTCAGCTGGATTGGGACTGTCATGAGCTTCTGTGAAGGTGCCCTCTAGCTCTGGAAAAGGTCCTTAGTTTCTCCTAACCCACATCTTCCTGGCActtattcctcttcctttttgGGGGAGTGGGGTTTGGGTTTGTGGGTGGTGGGAGAACAGAACTAGTAGTTGTTGACTGAGAACTGAGTTCCATTGATTCCTGGTCACTGGCAGGGTGGAGGTGAAGAGGTCAATTCCCGTGAACCTCTGGGACCgcgtgctctgtgtgtgctgatGGGGGTTGTGGTTTGTGACTGTAGTTCAGCAGATGAGGAAGAATGCTTTTGGAATTCTCGAGTGAAAATAAGACCCCCTTGCTCCCCTTTGTCTCCtagctttcttcattttcttcaccCTCATACTGTTCCCTGTTAATGTCTGGCTCTTCGAGTTGAGAAAGAATTTATCAATCCCCCTCTGCTGGACCTACTTCACTGGTTGGCTGGTGTTTATCCTGTATGTAATCTGTGGTGAGTGACCCAGAGGACCCTGGGAAGCAGGGAACACAGGTGGGTCGGGGCAGAGAAAGTGTGGAGGGAGAGGGCTGTCAATCCCCAGGGATAGGTTCTTAGGGACTTTTCTTCCCCTTGGCCTCACTTTGCTTGCCACTTGTTCCTCCCAATCTCTGactttcctctcccctttctccttgtCCTTTCCCAGCAGTCCTCTGCTACTTCAACCATGGAAATTTCTGGTGTCTGGTTCTGAGCCATcccgccagcagcagcagcagttccagcTCCGAACATGAATCTGTAAGTGAGCCGGTTACCTCCAGCACAACTGTCACCCAGGAGGAAGTCCTGGACCCTGAGCAAAAGATGGCATCTCTGGCTCCAAGTCCTGTTTATTCCTCTAACGCTGCCTCCTCATCCTTCCCCTCTCCAAACACTGAAGTAGGTTGGTCTTCATCACTGCAAGGAATTAGAGAGGGAGGACTTTAGGCCAGCTCTGCACACCTCGTCCTTGTTCCTGCCTTGCCTACAGCTTAGATGATGTAGAATAAATTGTCTCTTATTTTTCATGTCCAGCAGTTGTTGAGACAAGACAAGAGCTTGAAGAAGCAGAGGAAGGGAAGATGAACAAGTGTGTTTCCCAGTTCTTTCTGCCGAGGGGCCTTTCGGCACACTTTGGTCCTCAAGCCTGCCCATCTCTCCCCTGAGCAAGCACACTTGTATGCAGGCAAACACCTCTGGGAGCTAAACTTCTTTCAACTTTGTTACCTCTGCCCTAACATTTGTTATTAGTAGCTGGAGAGTCATCAGGGGAGAGATATCACTATTGAACTTGATGGTTTACTCACAGTGAAGGGTTCAAAAGCAGAATGACCCAAGGGTAAAGAAACAGGTTAAACAAGGAGAGCACAATAGAGGGTATGGTTGTGCCCCCAGCAGCAATCCCACCTGTAGTGTCCAGCTCTGATGACTGAGAACTCAAAAAGCCCTGTGTCTCGGTACCACCAGCATCAACTCAACCTGTACCACCACCACCTTCACCAgctcctccaccaccacctccacctccaccacctGAAACTCCTCCATCGCCACCCCTAACTTCACCTCCCTGACTCTCTGGCTGTTACAGCTTTCTACTCCATCTCCCATGCCCACCACTCTGTAATAACAGGACTGACATGgagcaagaaaggaaaacagtaggATCAGGCCCTGTGGTCAAAAGACAAGTTACACATGCGTGCTATAAACCCAGGCTCACAAAGACATGTGGCCTCTGGTTTAGGTAGTGCTGGCCGAGACTACTGGGATTTGGATATCTTGCCCTTTGCTGGCCTTGTATGACTGATCCATTATCACGTTATATCCCTCCAGCTAGAGCCCTGATGCCAGTAAGCTGGAGGAGTTCAGGGACAAATTGTGAGTGGATTAGATatgttaaaaatatgtatgtgtttattattGAACCATATCATATCGCTGTTTCAGCAGTTAAATATCAACAATTTCATATGATTCAACCTAATATATA
Coding sequences within it:
- the ODF4 gene encoding outer dense fiber protein 4, yielding MNSLGQEEKVMNIRSLERAERAGKQDGVAVSPGQEEGVQNCVSTHDSNWSVIKGHGLKLHRVSPLLLQDRITHSSRWITQVLASELSLLAFILLVVMVFSKKWLCFERIRFYQHWPMNVTTKIYTSVHIMSLGLLHIYKSKSCSNSEWESFKLWTNHPAFGVAKITFCLALGLGIILTIWLHLPYIPGLQKLSFFSWIGTVMSFCEAFFIFFTLILFPVNVWLFELRKNLSIPLCWTYFTGWLVFILYVICAVLCYFNHGNFWCLVLSHPASSSSSSSSEHESVSEPVTSSTTVTQEEVLDPEQKMASLAPSPVYSSNAASSSFPSPNTEVGWSSSLQGIREGGL